Within Desulfocurvus vexinensis DSM 17965, the genomic segment GCGCGCTCCTCGCTCCACTCGGCGTACTTGGCGCTGATGTACACGGCGGCCAGGGGTTCGCCCCGCGCATCCACCACCGGGGCGGACACGGCGATCTCGCCCATCAGGAATTCCTGCACCGACACGCAGTAGCCCAGCTCGCGGGTGCGCTCGATGAGCGCGCGGTTGCGTGCCGGGTCGATGACCGTATAGGGGGTGATGGCCTCGTGGGCCGAGCGGGCCAGGATGTCGGCCACCCGGGGGCCGGGCAGGCGCGAAAGGATGGCCCGGGCCCCGCAGAAGGCCGGGATGCGCCGCCCGGGCAGGGTGCTCTCGAAGAGCAAAAAGCGCTGGGGCAGGCGCACCAGGTAGATGATCTCGGTGTCGTAGAGCACGCCGAGGTACACGGAGTTGCCCGTGCGCGTGCGGGCCTCCAGCAGGTAGGGCGTGGCCACCTCCACCAGGCGGTTGCCCTTGAGGTAGCTGTAGCCCAGGGCCATGACGCGCGGGGTCAGGGAGAAGCGGCGGGTGGCCGGGTCCTTGGCGAGGTAGCCCAGCTGCTCCCAGGTGTGCAGGAAGCGCTGCACCGCGCTGCGGTTCAGGCCCGTCAGCTCGGTCAGCTCCGCCAGGCCCAGGCTGCGCGGCCCCCGGTCGAAGGCCTCCAGCACGCGGATGGCCCGGCCCAGGGAGGCCACGAACAGCGAATCCTCGCGTTGCCTGTCGTCGTCTTGTGTCATGCCTGCGCCCGTGGTTGCAGCCTCGTCCTGCCTGCCGGCGCGCCGCACGCCGCGCGCGCCATTGCCAGTTCCGGCCTTGTAGTCCATTTTTGCGATGATTTCATCCCAAATTCTCTGGCGCACCCCCTTGACCCGGAAGCCCTGGATAGATTATGTATGAACACATCGTATTGCATGGCAATATAATCGCCCACATCCGGCGCGCGGACCGTACGGGCAAACCCCAACGGCAAGAGAGGAAGACCATGAAACGCATCGCCCTGATCTGCCTTCTCGTCCTGGCCATTCCCGCCGCGGCGCTGGCCGCCACGTCCGTGAAGATGAGCTACAACGGCCCGCCGGACGACAACGACAACGCCGTGCACTACTTCGCCACCCACTTCAAGACCCTGGTGGAAGAGGCCACCGGCGGGGCGCTGGACATCCAGCTCTTCCCCAACAGCCAACTGGGCAACGAAGAGCAGCGCATGGAACAGACCATGAGCGGCCCGGTGATCAACGTGGCCTCCTACGGCGGCATCGAGACCGTGCTGCCCGAGATGTTCGCCACCAACATCCCCTTCCTGTTCGACAGCTACAAGGCCGCGCACATCTTCTTCGACGGCGGCCCGTTCATGGACAAGATCCGCGCCACCATGCGCGAGCGCACGGGCATCGAGCTGCTGGCGGTGGTCGAGGAGGGCGGCTTCATCGCCTTCACCTGCACCAAGCCCATCCACTCGCCCGCCGACTTCAAGGGCCTGACCTTCCGGGCCATGGACGCCAGCCAGGTGGCCATGTACGAGGCCTTCGGCGCCGCCGGAACGCCCATCCCCTGGACCGAGGTCTACCTCGCTCTGAAGACCGGCGTGGCCCACGGCCAGATGAACCCCCCGACCTACATCATCATGGGCAGCCTCTACGAGGTCCAGCAGCACCTGACCCTGGCCAACGTGCAGTACTCCGACCAGTTCCTGCTCATCAACGCCGCCCTGATCGACTCCCTGACCCCCGAGCAGCAAAAGGCCGTGCGCGAGGCCGCGCACAAGGCCAACGTCATGACCCGCGAGTTCGTGGAGTCCCAGGAGGACCAGCGCGTGGAGTTCCTGGCCTCCAAGGGCATGACCGTCTACACGCCCACCGACGCCGAGATGGCCCAGTTCAAGGAGCTCGGCAGCCCCTCGTACATGAACTGGCTCAAGGCCCAGGTGGCCCAGGAGTGGATCGACCTGGCCCTGGCCGAGGCCGCCAAGGCCAACGCCGAGGCCAAGTAGATGAGCCGGCTGGCTCAATCGTGCAAAACGGCTTCTGACGTGCTGGAGCGCCTCTGCCTCTTCGGGGCGGGGGCGCTCCTCGCCATCAATCTGGCCACGGTCATGCTCGGGGTGTTCTCGCGCTTCTTCCGCCCGCCCATGTGGACCACCGACGTGGCCAAGATCACCCTGGTCTGGATGGTCATGCTCGCCGCCGCCCCGGCCCTCAAGCGCGGCGAGCACATGGCCATCACCATGCTGGCCGACCGGCTGCCCCCGGGGCGGCGGGCGGTGGTGGTCTGGCTGCGCGGGGCGGTGTTCGTCGGCCTGCTGGTGCTGATGACCGTGCTGGGCTTCCAGTACGCGGCCAAGATGCAGGCCCTGACCATCATGACCCTGGGCATCACCAAGACCGTGCCGCTTCTGGCCGTGCCCGTGGGCATGGCGCTCATGCTGGTGCAGTTCGGCCTGGGGCTGTTCAGCCCCGCCCCCGGCGACGGGCAGGGCCAGGGAGGTACGCCATGAGCCTCATGCTGCTGGCGGTTTTCTTCATCATGCTGCTCACGGGGCTGCCGCTGTTCACGGCCATGCTGGCCACGGCCCTGGCGGGGTTCCTGCACGTGGGCGACCTCTCCCAGCTGCGGCTCATGGTCCAGCAGTTCTACGGCGGCATGGAGCCCTTCTCCCTGCTGGCCATCCCCTACTTCATCCTGGCGGGTGAGCTGATGGGCAGCGCGGGGCTCACGGCGCGGCTCTTGCGCTTCGCCGAGGCCCTGGTGGGGCACCTCAAGGGCGGGCTGGGCTACGTCACCGTGGTGGCCAGCGTCATCTTCGCCGGGGTCAACGGCTCGGCGGCGGCCGACGCCTCCGCCGTGGGCTCGATCATGATCCCGGCCATGAAAAAGGGCGGCTACCCCGGCTCCTACGCCGCCGGACTCACGGCAGGCAGCTCGCTCATCGGCCCGATCATCCCCCCGAGCATCTTCATGATCCTGTTCGGGTCCATGACCAAGACCAACGTGGGCGCGCTGTTCATGGCCGGGGTGGTCCCGGGGCTGCTGCTGGCCGGGGCCTTCATGGTCATGCACCGCATCAGCGCCGCGCGGCTGAACCTGCCGCGCGTGAACACGCGCTTTTCGGGCGCGCAGCTGCTGCGCGCCGCAGGCGGGGCGACCACGGCCCTCATCGCCCCGGCCATCATCATCGGCGGCATCCTGTTCGGCTTCATGACGCCCACCGAGTCCGGCGCCGTGGCCAGCCTGTACGTGCTGCTGGTCGGCCTGCTCTGGACGCGCGAGCTGACCTGGGCGGGCGTGCTGCGCGCCCTGTCCAACACCGTGCGCCTGACCAGCGTGATCTTCGTGGTCATGGGCGCGGCGACCATCGTGGGCTGGATCCTGGCCGCCGAGCAGGTGCCCCAGGCCATCGCCCCGGTGATCCTGCAATACGCCACCACGCCGACCATGGTCCTGCTGCTCATCAGCGTCATCATCTTCGTGGTGGGCATGTTCATGGAGGAGATCGCCGCCCTGGTGCTGCTGACCCCGGTCTTCGCGCCCCTGGCCGCCGCTGCGGGCATCGACCCGCTGCACTTCGGCATCGTGATGACGCTGAACATCACCATCGCGCTGATCACGCCGCCCATGGGCGCGTGCGTGTACATCGTCTCCTCGGTGGGCAACGTGTCCCTGGAGAAGATGTTCCGGCACATCTGGCCCTTCGTGCTCGTGGCCCTGTTCTGCCAGCTCATGCTGATCCTGGTGCCGTCCATCTCGCTGTGGCTGCCGCGCGCCCTGGGTTACTAGGCCCGCGCCGCCGACAACGGTCAACCCAAGCCCGAGGAGCTCGATGTGATTATCCCCAAGGACGCGCCGCCCATCGCGCCCGCCCCGGCCCCCTCGTGGGCCCGGGTGCACCAGGTGCCCATCCGCGAGTGCGGCCAGCCCCTGGTGCCCCTGTCCCTGGCGCCGGAGCGCATCCTCGTGCGCCCGGCCTACTACGCGGCGGGCATTCCCGGCGCGCTGCCCGAATGCCACGCCCGCGAGGAGGTCCAGAAGCGGCTGTGGGCCGCCCAGGCCCTGCTGCCGCCCTTCCTGCGGCTGGTGATCCTCGACGCCTGGCGCGGGGTGCAGGTGCAGACCGAGCTGTACGCCCGCTGCCGCGCGGCCCTGGCCCGGGCCCATCCGGGCGCCGACGCCGCCACCTTGGACGAGCTGACCGGGCGCTTCGTGGCCCTGCCCAGCGTGGAGCCCGGGCGGCCCTCGCCCCACGTCACGGGCGGCGCGGTGGACCTGGCCCTGGCCACCGTGGCAGGCGCGCCGCTGTGGTTCGGGGCGGCCTTCGACTTCCCCGGCCCGGTGTCCGCCACGCGGCACTTCGAGGAGCTTCTGGAAGCCGGGCAGCCCCTGGACGACCAGGGCCGCGAGGCCCTGACCAACCGCCGCCTGCTGCACCACGTCATGACCCGGGCCGGGTTCGTGAACTACCACGCCGAGTGGTGGCATTTCGAATACGGCACCCAGCGCTGGGCCCTGCTGGAAGGCCGGAACGAGGCCGTGTTCGGCGTGGCCGCGCCCGACCTGAACCCCTTCGCCACCCTGGCCCAGGGCCCGCCCGCGCCCTGAGCCGCACCGGGCGGGAGAGGCAAAATCCCCCTCGCAACTGACAAGGCCGGGGGCGGACACATGTCCGCCCCCGGCCCCCGTCTGCACGCCAGGCGCCAGCCCCGGGCCCGCCCGGGGCTTCAGCCTAGCCGCACTTGGTGTAGCCGCACTCGGCGCAGATGAAGCAGCCCTCCTGGAAGAACAGCTCCTTGCCGCACTCCGGGCATTTGGGGCTCGCCAGGTCGTTGCCGTTGCCCGCGCGGGGCACGGGCGTGGCCCCGCCCATGTAGCGCTGCTCGAAGACCCAGGCGATGGCGTCGGGGATGGACATGATCATGCCCTTCTTGCGGAACACGGGGTGCTCGCCGCCGATGCCCTTGAGCTGGCCCACGATCTCGCGCACCGCAATCCCCGAGCGCAGCGCCAGGGACACCAGCCGCCCGATGGCCTCGGCCTTGGCCGTGATGGAGCGGCCCGACTTGCCGATGGTGGCGAAGACCTCGAAGGGCTTGCCGTCCACCTCGTTCACCGTCAGGTACATGATGCCCAGGCCGGTCTCGATCTTCTGGGTGAAGCCGTAGATCACGTCGGGGCGGCTGCGCACCACCTTGCCGTCGCCCCCGGCCTTGGCCTCGCGGGCCTGGGTGCCGTCGCCGGTGCACAGCACCTGGGCGGCCTTGCACCCGTCGCGGTACACGGTCACGCCCTTGCATCCGGTCTCGTAGGCCATCCAGTAGATGTCGAAGATGTCCTGCTGGGTGGCCGTGCCGGGCAGGTTCACGGTCTTGGACACGGCGTTGTCGGTGTGGCGCTGGAAGGCGGCCTGCATCTTGAGGTGCCACTGCGGGGCGATCTCCATGGCCGTGACGAACACCCGGCGCAGGGCCTCGGGCAGGTGCTCGATCTGCCCCACGCGGCCCGTGCGGGCCACCTCGTCCATGAGCGTTTCCGACCAGGCACCCGCGTCTTTCATGGCCTGTTCGAAATAGGGGTTGGACTCGGTGAGCTTTTCGCCGTCCATGACGTGGCGCGAGAAGGACAGGGCGAACAGCGGCTCCACGCCCGAGGAGCAGCCCGCGATGATCGACAGGGTGCCCGTGGGCGCGATGGTCGTGGTGGTGGCGTTGCGGTAGGGGCCCAGGTTGCGCTGGCCGTAGACGGAGGTCTTCCAGGCCGGGAAGGCCCCGCGCTCCTTGGCCAGCTGCTTGGAAGCCGCCTTGGATTCCTCGTTGATGAACTTCATGATCCGCTCGGCCAGGGTCAGGGCCTCCTGGGAGTCGTAGGGCACGCCCAGGCGGAAGAGCAGGT encodes:
- the dctP gene encoding TRAP transporter substrate-binding protein DctP is translated as MKRIALICLLVLAIPAAALAATSVKMSYNGPPDDNDNAVHYFATHFKTLVEEATGGALDIQLFPNSQLGNEEQRMEQTMSGPVINVASYGGIETVLPEMFATNIPFLFDSYKAAHIFFDGGPFMDKIRATMRERTGIELLAVVEEGGFIAFTCTKPIHSPADFKGLTFRAMDASQVAMYEAFGAAGTPIPWTEVYLALKTGVAHGQMNPPTYIIMGSLYEVQQHLTLANVQYSDQFLLINAALIDSLTPEQQKAVREAAHKANVMTREFVESQEDQRVEFLASKGMTVYTPTDAEMAQFKELGSPSYMNWLKAQVAQEWIDLALAEAAKANAEAK
- a CDS encoding M15 family metallopeptidase, whose translation is MIIPKDAPPIAPAPAPSWARVHQVPIRECGQPLVPLSLAPERILVRPAYYAAGIPGALPECHAREEVQKRLWAAQALLPPFLRLVILDAWRGVQVQTELYARCRAALARAHPGADAATLDELTGRFVALPSVEPGRPSPHVTGGAVDLALATVAGAPLWFGAAFDFPGPVSATRHFEELLEAGQPLDDQGREALTNRRLLHHVMTRAGFVNYHAEWWHFEYGTQRWALLEGRNEAVFGVAAPDLNPFATLAQGPPAP
- a CDS encoding vitamin B12-dependent ribonucleotide reductase; protein product: MFNPDMPPTLMQVKVNKNAETVLRKRYYRKDGDGNPTENATTMFWRVAAAIAMEETKYEKSTIGVEKLAREFFDLMTEFKFLPNSPTLMNAGTGLGQLAACFVLPVGDSMEEIFDAVKNAAMIHKSGGGTGFSFSRLRPHAARVGSTGGVASGPISFLRIFNTATEQVKQGGTRRGANMGILRVDHPDIIDFIRAKERDGDLNNFNLSVALTEKFMQAVEKDEEYDLVAPHTREVKKRLPAREVFNLLVQKAWESGDPGIIFLDRINRDNPTPDQGEIESTNPCGEQPLLPYEACNLGSINLALMYAKGQDHDVDWKELRRVTHLAVRFLDNVIDASRYPLELITETVHKNRKIGLGVMGFADLLFRLGVPYDSQEALTLAERIMKFINEESKAASKQLAKERGAFPAWKTSVYGQRNLGPYRNATTTTIAPTGTLSIIAGCSSGVEPLFALSFSRHVMDGEKLTESNPYFEQAMKDAGAWSETLMDEVARTGRVGQIEHLPEALRRVFVTAMEIAPQWHLKMQAAFQRHTDNAVSKTVNLPGTATQQDIFDIYWMAYETGCKGVTVYRDGCKAAQVLCTGDGTQAREAKAGGDGKVVRSRPDVIYGFTQKIETGLGIMYLTVNEVDGKPFEVFATIGKSGRSITAKAEAIGRLVSLALRSGIAVREIVGQLKGIGGEHPVFRKKGMIMSIPDAIAWVFEQRYMGGATPVPRAGNGNDLASPKCPECGKELFFQEGCFICAECGYTKCG
- a CDS encoding TRAP transporter small permease, which translates into the protein MSRLAQSCKTASDVLERLCLFGAGALLAINLATVMLGVFSRFFRPPMWTTDVAKITLVWMVMLAAAPALKRGEHMAITMLADRLPPGRRAVVVWLRGAVFVGLLVLMTVLGFQYAAKMQALTIMTLGITKTVPLLAVPVGMALMLVQFGLGLFSPAPGDGQGQGGTP
- a CDS encoding TRAP transporter large permease, which translates into the protein MSLMLLAVFFIMLLTGLPLFTAMLATALAGFLHVGDLSQLRLMVQQFYGGMEPFSLLAIPYFILAGELMGSAGLTARLLRFAEALVGHLKGGLGYVTVVASVIFAGVNGSAAADASAVGSIMIPAMKKGGYPGSYAAGLTAGSSLIGPIIPPSIFMILFGSMTKTNVGALFMAGVVPGLLLAGAFMVMHRISAARLNLPRVNTRFSGAQLLRAAGGATTALIAPAIIIGGILFGFMTPTESGAVASLYVLLVGLLWTRELTWAGVLRALSNTVRLTSVIFVVMGAATIVGWILAAEQVPQAIAPVILQYATTPTMVLLLISVIIFVVGMFMEEIAALVLLTPVFAPLAAAAGIDPLHFGIVMTLNITIALITPPMGACVYIVSSVGNVSLEKMFRHIWPFVLVALFCQLMLILVPSISLWLPRALGY
- a CDS encoding IclR family transcriptional regulator, which produces MTQDDDRQREDSLFVASLGRAIRVLEAFDRGPRSLGLAELTELTGLNRSAVQRFLHTWEQLGYLAKDPATRRFSLTPRVMALGYSYLKGNRLVEVATPYLLEARTRTGNSVYLGVLYDTEIIYLVRLPQRFLLFESTLPGRRIPAFCGARAILSRLPGPRVADILARSAHEAITPYTVIDPARNRALIERTRELGYCVSVQEFLMGEIAVSAPVVDARGEPLAAVYISAKYAEWSEERAERELAPIALETAGAIGAQF